aaacaaacGCCTAGTAGCtcgtgaaaatggaaatggacgAAAAGTGTCGATTGTGTTTGATTCAACTAGCGGAGCACAAAACAAAGGCCTCGATCGAAGAGGATCAATTTAGTATAAAACTTAAAACACTCTTCAGTTTTCCGGTacgtaaaatatttaaacttatttctaAACGAATTGCCCAGAGCGTTTGTGCATTGAACAgattcaatcaaataatgtgcAATTCCGTTTACCGTATTGTAGATCACATCAATCGAAACATTTCCCTCGTCCGTGTGCGTACAGTGCGAGGAAAAAGTGATTGATTTTCATTCCTACCATGAGCTGGTTAAGAACAACCAGGATCAGCTGTGGGCCACACAGCAACACAAATGTTTCGTGGAAATCAAGGAAGAACCATCCCAGAGCATAGATTATGATGTATTCGAGTTGCCGTTTGAGGATGCAGAACCTAATAAGGAAACACAGTCAAAAGATACCTATAAAACGGAAAAGCCTACCAACAGCGAGGATGATAACAGTCTCGATAGCGAGCTGGACGAGGAGAAGTACGAGGATGATACGAGGAAGTATGAGGATGACGATTCTGCCAGCAGTGTGGGGAATAAATCAGAAGAAAGTGAATATGAAGAGAACAAACCATTGCAAAGTGTGCGGACGGGGAGGATTAAATCGATACGATTGGCACAGAAACGTAGAGGTCGTCCGCGAAAGAATGACGCGAAGCAAGGAACAGCCCAGCCCAAGAAAAATTCCACGACGCGAAGGTGCCAGCCGACGGAGGAAACCAACAAGCGCTTACAGGAATTCTACGACATGAAGTGTGAGCTTTGTGAGGAGAAGCTGGAATCCTTCACGGCACTAAAGAATCACTACTTCAAACAGCACGGTGTGCAAGGTTACATCAAATGCTGCGGGCGTACATTTCACAGTCGCTACCGGTTGCTGGAACACGTGTCCTACCACGTTGGCGCGAGCATGGTTCGGTGTGACATTTGTAACAAAAGTTTCAGTAGTCGTAGCTACCTGTTGGTGCATAAGAGTCGGAAACATGGTCAAGCGGAAGATCGACCCTACAAGTGTACCCAATGCCACCAATCGTACGCGATGGAATGTCACCTGAAGGCGCACATTGTGTCACACGTGCGTGTGAACTGTACGATCTGTGGAAAGGAACTGGCCAGCGCCCTTTCTCTCCGCACGCACATGATAAACATGCACGCGAAGCGGGAAAATCACATTTGCGATAGCTGCGGAAGAGAGTTCAGAAGCCGGCAAGCATTTGAGCGCCACGTAAAACTACACAAGGGGTTGGAAGTATCGGAGCAGGTTCAGTGTGAGATGTGCTTGAAGTGGCTTAACAGCAAACGAGCATTGAAGATGCACGTTAAGCTAATACACATGGAAGCGGGCCAGACGTTCCAGTGCGATATATGCGCGCAACGGTGTCCCAACAGTAGGGCTCTTGCGAGCCATAAGCAGCGTGTACACGTGGAAGAGCGCTTTAAGTGTGAAGAGTGTGGCAAACTATTCAAACGGCAACTTTATCTGAAGGAGCACGTGGCAGCATTACACACCCGTAAGCCGCTCTACTCATGCGAGGTGTGTGGCGCCACGTTCAATTCGAACGCTAACAAGTATTCGCATCGGAAGAATAAGCATCCGGTCGAATGGGAAGCACGCCGGAAGCAACagttgcagcagcaacaagaaCAATTGCAGCAGCATCTGCAAGGTCTGGAAGATCAGGAACAAAAGGTTATCGTAGAAATGGTTTAATGTAGGGGATTTATCTCTATTTAACATTTGGCTTCTTTCGGGTGGTGACCGGGCCGGTTCCGTGCTGCAAAGACGGGACCAGTATGAAAACCCGGATGTAGGACTAACTATCCAGttatggaaaaataaagtCAAAGAAAACCAGAAACGGTAGACTAAGACATCTTGAGGTTTTGTAGCGCCACAAAAGTAGAAAGAAGAAAGTTTAGATGGTTCAATACGCACgtttttcttccatcaaaTGGTTGAACAATTTGTGCTGCAGTCGACCTATGtgtaaatttcctttttgaacTGGAACTTGAAACCCAGTTCTTTAAAGAAGAAGACGATATACTACGATGTGCTCTATGAGATGAAGCCATAATTCGGACGAGTTGAAGATTGAACTAGTTCGAACATACAACTtagcattttttatttcactaacGCACACGTCCACGAATGGCTTTTACCATAATCACAAATGCgtgcattttttcttatttaaaaacgaaaggtttttaaataacatttttttgcacTGATTAATAATAAACACAAAGTCCTGAGTTGAAATTACAAATAAACACATTACAATGGTAaggaatataaataaaactatgGATCATACACCAAATGATGCAATAGCAAAACAACTGTCTCCTTACTTGGTTGGTACGATTTGGTTTCGTTGCATGTAATGACCATTGTTCAAAGAAGATCTTTTCACTAAAAGATGTCCATGCTTCTGTAGAATATACTTTAATAAGGAATTTCGGCCCAACGAACTAACGAGATCGATTCACGATCTGCTTTGGTCATCGTGGTTTTAGATTTTGTGTGCGTAGCAAATCAACCTG
The DNA window shown above is from Anopheles funestus chromosome 3RL, idAnoFuneDA-416_04, whole genome shotgun sequence and carries:
- the LOC125771073 gene encoding transcription factor grauzone-like is translated as MEMDEKCRLCLIQLAEHKTKASIEEDQFSIKLKTLFSFPITSIETFPSSVCVQCEEKVIDFHSYHELVKNNQDQLWATQQHKCFVEIKEEPSQSIDYDVFELPFEDAEPNKETQSKDTYKTEKPTNSEDDNSLDSELDEEKYEDDTRKYEDDDSASSVGNKSEESEYEENKPLQSVRTGRIKSIRLAQKRRGRPRKNDAKQGTAQPKKNSTTRRCQPTEETNKRLQEFYDMKCELCEEKLESFTALKNHYFKQHGVQGYIKCCGRTFHSRYRLLEHVSYHVGASMVRCDICNKSFSSRSYLLVHKSRKHGQAEDRPYKCTQCHQSYAMECHLKAHIVSHVRVNCTICGKELASALSLRTHMINMHAKRENHICDSCGREFRSRQAFERHVKLHKGLEVSEQVQCEMCLKWLNSKRALKMHVKLIHMEAGQTFQCDICAQRCPNSRALASHKQRVHVEERFKCEECGKLFKRQLYLKEHVAALHTRKPLYSCEVCGATFNSNANKYSHRKNKHPVEWEARRKQQLQQQQEQLQQHLQGLEDQEQKVIVEMV